One segment of Nostoc flagelliforme CCNUN1 DNA contains the following:
- a CDS encoding PPC domain-containing protein, producing MALIQHDATVNPGNSGGPLLNSNGQVICVNSAIFNDTEIKRFIGISFAIPTQLIQPFLVAVEQGNAQLASGRQQPSNSQDTDLPLNGQVLQASLKNGARTLPNNSYFHTYVFEGKAGQQIIIEMDSQQIDSHLYLLLPTKERLIAQNDDISPKNFNARLTVTLPENGIY from the coding sequence TTGGCCTTAATCCAACATGATGCAACGGTGAATCCCGGCAATTCTGGAGGCCCACTGCTCAACTCTAATGGGCAAGTAATTTGTGTCAATAGTGCCATTTTTAATGATACTGAAATTAAAAGATTTATTGGAATTAGTTTTGCAATTCCTACACAATTAATTCAGCCTTTTTTGGTAGCTGTAGAACAAGGTAATGCTCAGTTAGCAAGTGGGCGTCAACAACCCAGTAATAGTCAAGATACGGATTTACCGTTGAATGGTCAAGTTTTACAAGCGAGCCTTAAAAATGGCGCTCGCACTTTACCAAATAATAGCTATTTTCACACTTATGTGTTTGAAGGTAAAGCAGGTCAACAGATAATTATTGAGATGGATAGTCAGCAAATAGACTCTCACTTATACTTACTGCTTCCTACTAAAGAACGACTAATAGCACAGAATGACGACATTTCCCCAAAGAATTTTAATGCTCGATTGACTGTTACTTTACCAGAAAATGGTATCTACTAG